Proteins encoded in a region of the Coraliomargarita parva genome:
- a CDS encoding flavin reductase family protein: MTFDLMDAHAADAYKVLASLVTPRPIAWVTTVGADGVVNAAPFSFFNVFGSKPPLVAFAPGDREPGVPKDTALNIRKGEDFVINLVDEAVAEAMNRTAASLPHGQSELEGCGLTLMPGESVRSPWIREAPAALECRKHSILEIGNNRMVLGIVHRVHVRDGIFDPSNHRMDVSAYQPVGRMASPHWYCRTGELFEMKRPD; the protein is encoded by the coding sequence ATGACCTTTGATTTGATGGATGCACATGCCGCGGATGCCTATAAGGTGTTGGCGAGTCTCGTAACTCCGCGTCCGATCGCCTGGGTGACCACGGTCGGTGCGGACGGAGTCGTGAACGCCGCCCCTTTCAGTTTCTTCAATGTCTTCGGCTCGAAGCCGCCGTTAGTGGCTTTCGCGCCGGGCGACCGGGAACCGGGCGTGCCAAAGGATACGGCCTTGAATATCCGGAAGGGGGAGGACTTCGTGATCAATTTGGTCGATGAGGCGGTGGCGGAAGCGATGAACCGGACCGCCGCCAGCCTGCCCCATGGCCAAAGCGAGCTGGAGGGGTGCGGCCTTACCCTGATGCCGGGTGAAAGTGTGCGCTCGCCTTGGATTCGCGAGGCACCAGCTGCCTTGGAATGCCGTAAGCACAGTATCCTCGAGATCGGGAATAACCGTATGGTTCTCGGAATTGTCCATCGGGTGCATGTCCGTGATGGAATCTTTGATCCTTCGAACCACCGCATGGATGTCTCCGCCTACCAACCGGTTGGGCGGATGGCTTCTCCGCATTGGTATTGCCGGACCGGGGAGCTTTTCGAGATGAAACGGCCGGACTAA
- a CDS encoding pyridoxamine 5'-phosphate oxidase family protein, translating to MLNEEIIQAIEATKPMCVATADKDGRPNIIYMSYIKAVNSKTLVAADCAFAKTRDNLTVNPRMAVLVMHPETKRAFQIKCRTEEVTEGERFNSVAEWVRENPPHFETRAAYYLHVEAIYAGADKLV from the coding sequence ATGTTAAACGAAGAAATCATTCAGGCGATCGAGGCGACCAAGCCAATGTGTGTGGCCACTGCCGACAAGGACGGCCGGCCCAACATTATTTATATGAGCTACATCAAGGCGGTGAATTCAAAGACTTTGGTCGCGGCCGATTGTGCCTTCGCCAAGACTAGAGATAACCTCACCGTCAATCCGCGTATGGCGGTCCTCGTCATGCACCCGGAAACCAAACGCGCCTTTCAGATCAAGTGCCGTACGGAAGAAGTCACTGAGGGTGAGCGTTTCAACTCCGTGGCCGAATGGGTCCGTGAAAATCCGCCCCATTTCGAAACCCGGGCGGCCTACTACCTGCACGTTGAAGCGATCTATGCCGGCGCGGACAAACTGGTCTGA
- a CDS encoding phenylacetate--CoA ligase family protein: MQAHAQTWWEKASTDEIRHQQSRLLRRYLKLRVIPFVRHYREIFQNNGIRVQDIRTTDDLERLPFTRKEDFENNRDFVVLPEERTLKLQRSSIGLLLRYGPKRAKRLLEREFRPIFLTSTTGRSSRPVPFLYSAYDLDRLQIAGTRLMQICGSRPEYKHVNAFPYAPHLAFWQAHYAGLGFGSFTLSSGGGKTIGTEGNIRFIEKTQADALIGMPTFIYHLMHIAVDEGMHWPHLKTLVLGGEKVPDGMRRKLRKLCAQLDAHPVRILSTYGFTEAKMAWTECGGGHGEENHGFHLYPDMGYMEVIDPESGRRVPEGEPGEIVYTQLDCRGTTVLRYRTGDLVEGGLSYEACPGCGRRCPRLVGRISRVSNIHQLQLDKLKGSLVDFNNLEHLLDDTPSVGAWQLEIRKHNDDPLDVDEIIVHVVPIQDTISHNEMEHTIRERFKKQVEVMPNSVQVHDWDAMRKLQGVGRELKERKVIDHRPQKG; encoded by the coding sequence ATGCAAGCCCACGCACAGACATGGTGGGAGAAAGCCTCAACTGACGAAATTCGCCACCAACAAAGTCGCCTTCTCCGTCGATACCTGAAACTCCGCGTCATCCCCTTTGTGCGGCACTACCGCGAAATATTCCAAAACAACGGAATACGGGTACAGGACATACGCACGACGGACGATCTGGAGCGCCTGCCCTTTACCCGAAAGGAAGATTTTGAGAACAATCGAGACTTCGTCGTCCTCCCCGAGGAGCGGACGCTCAAGTTGCAGCGTTCCAGCATCGGCCTCCTCCTGCGCTACGGTCCGAAGCGCGCGAAGCGCTTACTGGAACGCGAATTCCGCCCCATCTTTCTCACCAGCACAACAGGACGCTCATCCAGGCCGGTGCCTTTTCTCTACAGTGCCTATGATTTGGACCGGCTTCAAATTGCAGGTACACGTTTAATGCAAATTTGCGGATCCAGGCCGGAATACAAGCATGTCAACGCCTTCCCCTATGCGCCCCATCTGGCGTTCTGGCAGGCTCACTATGCCGGTTTGGGCTTCGGCAGTTTCACCCTTTCGAGCGGAGGCGGCAAAACGATCGGCACGGAAGGCAATATCCGTTTCATCGAGAAGACCCAAGCCGACGCACTCATCGGCATGCCGACTTTCATCTACCATCTGATGCATATCGCTGTCGATGAAGGCATGCATTGGCCGCACTTGAAGACACTCGTCCTCGGTGGCGAGAAAGTTCCCGATGGTATGCGCAGGAAGCTGAGGAAGCTATGCGCACAACTCGACGCCCACCCCGTCCGGATTTTGTCCACCTACGGCTTCACAGAAGCCAAAATGGCATGGACCGAATGCGGCGGGGGCCACGGCGAGGAGAACCACGGATTCCACCTGTATCCTGATATGGGATACATGGAAGTGATCGACCCGGAAAGCGGAAGAAGGGTGCCGGAAGGAGAGCCGGGAGAAATCGTCTACACGCAACTTGATTGCCGCGGCACCACGGTGCTTCGCTACAGGACGGGCGACCTGGTTGAAGGAGGGCTCAGTTATGAGGCATGTCCCGGCTGCGGCCGCCGTTGCCCCCGTCTGGTCGGGCGCATTTCAAGAGTCTCGAATATCCACCAACTGCAACTGGACAAGTTGAAAGGTAGCCTGGTCGACTTCAACAACTTAGAGCACCTGCTGGATGACACCCCGTCTGTCGGCGCGTGGCAACTAGAGATACGCAAACACAATGACGACCCGTTGGATGTCGATGAGATCATCGTACATGTCGTACCAATACAGGATACGATTTCCCACAATGAAATGGAGCACACGATCCGAGAACGTTTCAAGAAACAGGTCGAGGTCATGCCCAACTCGGTCCAGGTCCACGATTGGGACGCCATGCGCAAGCTTCAGGGAGTCGGCCGGGAATTAAAGGAACGCAAAGTTATCGATCACCGCCCACAGAAAGGATGA
- a CDS encoding thiolase family protein codes for MNTVLYVIAGIRTPFCRMGTELASLSASDLGRAAVTALLDQTGIDPARVSELIFGCVGQPADSANIARVIALRSGLPRTVPAMTVNRNCASGMESLTTACQRLQAERGDCYIVGGVESMSHYPLLFRDSALEHFTGLSKAHSLAERLKALSRFRPNDFSPLLGLQLGLTDPVSGMNMGETAELLVREYDISRECQDRFAVASHRKAKAHREATAREIAPVFVDGHAVLADNGIREDCNEQGLAGLKPVFDRETGSVTPGNASQITDGAVALLVGSETCARELGIEPLGRLIDYAYTGCDPARMGLGPVRAIEAVNRRAGLKLADADLYEINEAFAAQVLAVLKALMEPEYSARAGLPAPLGEIPLDRLNQRGGAIALGHPVGATGARLILTALQQLKDSGGRRALVSLCIGGGQGAALWLESTHPKSK; via the coding sequence ATGAACACCGTATTGTATGTAATCGCCGGGATTCGAACTCCATTCTGCCGAATGGGAACAGAGCTCGCATCCCTGAGTGCGTCCGACCTGGGCCGGGCCGCTGTCACCGCGTTGCTGGACCAGACCGGAATCGACCCGGCACGCGTCTCGGAACTCATCTTCGGTTGCGTCGGTCAACCGGCGGATAGCGCAAACATTGCGCGCGTCATTGCCCTGCGGTCCGGTCTCCCAAGAACGGTCCCCGCTATGACTGTGAACCGCAACTGTGCATCCGGAATGGAGTCGCTCACGACGGCATGCCAAAGACTCCAGGCCGAGCGCGGCGACTGTTATATTGTCGGTGGCGTGGAAAGCATGAGCCATTACCCGCTGTTGTTCAGGGACTCGGCCTTGGAACACTTTACCGGCTTGTCGAAAGCACACTCGCTAGCCGAACGGTTGAAAGCTCTCAGCCGCTTCCGTCCGAACGATTTCAGCCCGCTCCTCGGCCTGCAACTGGGACTGACCGATCCGGTATCCGGGATGAACATGGGCGAAACCGCCGAACTTCTGGTTCGCGAATATGACATTTCCCGCGAGTGTCAGGACCGGTTTGCCGTTGCCTCGCACCGGAAAGCGAAAGCACACAGGGAAGCGACCGCACGGGAAATCGCCCCGGTATTCGTCGACGGTCATGCAGTGCTTGCCGACAATGGCATCCGTGAAGACTGCAACGAGCAAGGACTGGCCGGACTCAAACCGGTTTTCGACCGTGAGACCGGTAGTGTGACTCCCGGAAATGCGTCCCAGATTACGGATGGTGCCGTGGCCTTGCTCGTCGGCTCCGAAACTTGTGCCAGGGAATTGGGAATCGAACCTTTAGGCCGCTTGATTGATTATGCCTATACCGGGTGTGATCCTGCCCGCATGGGACTGGGTCCTGTGCGGGCAATTGAAGCGGTCAACCGCAGAGCCGGCCTGAAGCTGGCCGACGCCGACCTGTACGAGATCAACGAGGCCTTCGCGGCTCAAGTCCTCGCAGTCCTGAAAGCCCTGATGGAGCCGGAATATTCGGCCCGGGCCGGCCTTCCTGCACCACTCGGCGAGATCCCCCTCGACCGGCTCAACCAGCGGGGCGGTGCCATCGCGCTCGGCCATCCGGTCGGAGCGACCGGCGCACGCCTCATCCTTACGGCCTTGCAGCAACTGAAAGATTCGGGCGGTCGCCGCGCACTGGTCAGCCTCTGTATCGGCGGCGGACAGGGTGCTGCGCTTTGGCTCGAATCCACACATCCGAAATCCAAATGA
- a CDS encoding patatin-like phospholipase family protein codes for MTHSSLKPMMYSGTHTAAGELAQIQEGVRPKRLGLAISAGGAKGLAHVGVIQVLEENNIPIAAVSGVSMGAYVGALWCAGYTGPQLVALAEEIQTPKTMRKLSDPAFPPTRGLFYGRKAKAHLYRSIGDITFDRLMRPLYIIATDIDTYERLVCHEGKVVDAVHASCALPGVIVPVHHQGHRCVDGGVVDPVPVSILHQFAEVDAVIAISTIPSIDEIDHCASKVATGPERKLLKRLYKTALRPINLLAKGNIIDTFVASLKASQIRMAHDSCKHADIVIKPISCIGRWYDYHQYDHFIGIGREAAQAALPAIRKLLNPVQNNASPRTDMVGESLN; via the coding sequence ATGACGCACTCCAGCCTAAAGCCCATGATGTACAGCGGGACACACACCGCTGCCGGGGAGCTTGCACAGATACAAGAAGGGGTAAGACCGAAACGGCTGGGCCTTGCCATTTCAGCCGGCGGCGCGAAGGGACTGGCCCATGTCGGTGTCATTCAGGTGTTGGAAGAAAACAACATTCCGATCGCAGCCGTTTCCGGGGTCAGCATGGGCGCCTACGTCGGGGCACTCTGGTGCGCCGGGTACACCGGGCCCCAACTGGTCGCACTGGCAGAGGAGATCCAGACTCCGAAAACGATGCGGAAGCTCTCTGACCCAGCCTTTCCTCCGACTCGGGGACTCTTTTATGGCCGCAAGGCCAAAGCCCACCTGTACCGCTCCATTGGCGATATCACTTTCGACAGGCTCATGCGGCCTCTCTACATCATTGCAACCGACATTGATACTTATGAACGCCTGGTCTGTCATGAGGGCAAAGTCGTCGACGCGGTGCACGCCAGTTGCGCACTCCCCGGAGTCATCGTCCCTGTTCACCATCAGGGGCACCGTTGCGTGGATGGCGGTGTCGTCGATCCGGTCCCCGTATCCATCCTCCACCAATTCGCAGAGGTCGATGCGGTCATCGCAATTTCGACCATACCCTCGATTGATGAGATTGACCATTGCGCGTCCAAAGTAGCGACCGGCCCCGAACGCAAGCTGTTGAAACGTTTGTACAAAACCGCCCTTCGTCCGATCAACTTGTTGGCTAAAGGTAATATCATCGACACTTTTGTCGCCTCCTTGAAGGCCTCCCAGATACGCATGGCGCACGATTCCTGCAAACATGCGGACATCGTCATCAAGCCAATCAGCTGTATCGGCCGCTGGTATGACTATCATCAATACGACCACTTCATCGGCATCGGTCGTGAGGCGGCACAGGCCGCACTCCCGGCAATCCGAAAATTACTCAATCCGGTCCAAAACAATGCAAGCCCACGCACAGACATGGTGGGAGAAAGCCTCAACTGA